A region of Pontiella agarivorans DNA encodes the following proteins:
- a CDS encoding CDP-alcohol phosphatidyltransferase family protein, translated as MAFHGDKKEGTWLLADAENRLKDWLVPKVPKGIETYHLTLTTLLWCAMIILFSFMARYSIHFLWVVSLAIFGQYITDLLDGEVGRRRNTGLIKWGYYMDHFLDYLFLCSILIGYGLMVEDHNKYLLFYILALFGAFMVNSFLSFAATGAFKISYLGIGPTEVRLIFIAANTLIIIFAEKFEIARVLPVVLAGATFALFVTVYQTQKMLWKIDMDNREKEEPDTAEGER; from the coding sequence ATGGCGTTTCATGGCGATAAAAAAGAGGGAACCTGGCTGCTGGCCGATGCAGAAAACCGGCTGAAGGACTGGCTGGTGCCCAAGGTGCCGAAAGGGATTGAGACTTATCATCTGACGCTGACGACGCTGCTGTGGTGCGCCATGATTATTCTCTTCAGTTTTATGGCGCGGTACTCCATTCATTTTCTCTGGGTGGTTTCGCTGGCTATTTTCGGGCAATACATTACCGACCTGCTGGATGGCGAGGTGGGACGGCGGCGGAACACCGGCCTGATCAAATGGGGGTACTACATGGATCACTTCCTCGACTACCTGTTTCTCTGCTCCATTCTCATCGGATACGGTCTGATGGTGGAGGATCATAACAAGTATCTGCTTTTCTACATCCTCGCTCTGTTCGGCGCATTCATGGTGAATTCATTCCTCTCGTTCGCGGCAACGGGGGCATTCAAAATCAGCTACCTGGGCATCGGCCCGACCGAGGTGCGGCTGATCTTTATCGCGGCCAATACGCTGATCATTATTTTTGCGGAGAAGTTCGAAATTGCGCGGGTGTTGCCGGTTGTACTGGCCGGCGCAACCTTTGCTTTGTTTGTTACGGTTTATCAGACACAGAAGATGCTGTGGAAAATCGATATGGACAACCGGGAGAAGGAGGAACCGGACACCGCTGAAGGCGAACGTTGA